Genomic window (Streptococcus porcinus):
CAAAACAATAAAAATACTAGGAATTCCTAGTATTTGAGAACGTAGACAAACTCCTAAAAATAAAAAGTTTGAATAGACTTGCGTAAAATGACAAAATATTAAACTCTTAGAAATGTTGGCATTCCAATGTTTATGAGAGTTTTTGTTTTTCGTGATAAAGAAAAAAAGATTGAAGAAAATTGTCCAAAATAGACTTTTTCTTCAATCTGAAATACTAGGAATTCCTAGTATTTTGCTTTACAAACCTTATCTGTTACTAGATAGCTTCTACGGCTTCTGACATTTTTTCAGCAAAAAATTCCAGCTTCTCAATATCTTCTTCTTCAGCTGCTAAATCAACTTTAACAGAATCAGCTCCTTTTCTTGCACCGGTTAGAGCAAATTGTTCTTCAAATTCATCTACTGATTTACAGAAATAATCATAGAAGGTATCACCAGAACCAACAACACCATAGATTTTCCCAGACAAGTCTAAATCTTGTAAATCTTCATAGAAGTCTACAATCTCATCAGGTAAGTCACCATCGCCATAAGTATAAGTTGCAACAATTGCCATATCAGCATCTTCAAAATCTGAAGCATCTACTGAGGTACATTCGTCAATCTCTACGTCATGTCCAAGTTCTTGCAATTTACTTGCAACGATATCAGCAATTTCTTCAGTATTTCCTGTCATGCTGGCATAAACGATCTTTGCTAATGCCATAATTTCCTCCAAAAACTAAACTGCTCTTATTTTACCACACTTTTTTGAGAAAAGCATCTGCATTTTTAGATAGCTCCTATTTCCTAAGACCTTGACTAATGATTAGGCAAAAAGTCTCAGGCCTAGCCTTAATAATATGCTCTTTCTTACACCTTACAACTACCGATAGAATCTACCTATGATATTTTCAGAAAAAGAACACTTCTTATATTAAGTATAACCTTCATCTTGCTTTTGTAATTTTATCTTTTGTTTTAGCTACTTCTTTTTGATATGATGATTTTAAGAAAAATTAGGAGGATATTGCTATGTCTGAATATCAACTACCCACCATTTGGGAAAACACTGCTAAAGAAACTGATAACAATCAGCCGACAGCCGGAAGCCGTTTTAAGCAAGTTCTACCAAAGGGCGATGCACCTTTTCAATTATATACCCTAGGAACTCCAAATGGCATTAAGCCATTAATCATGCTCGAAGAACTAAAGGAATTAGGTATTGAAGAAAGTCAATACGACGCTTTCAAAATTAAGATTGATCAAGGACAACAATTTGGCAGTGATTTTGTTGCTATCAATCCTAACTCAAAAATTCCTGCTTTAGTTGATCAGAGTACAGAGAAATCAATTCGTATTTTTGAATCAGCTAATATCTTACTTTACCTAGCTGACAAGTTTCAGTCTTTAATCAGCTCCGACTGGAGTACACGAACCGAGACGCTCAATTGGCTCTTTTGGCAGGCCGGAGCTGCCCCTTTCGTTGGCGGTGGTTTTGGGCACTTCTTCCATTATGCTCCCGAGAAACTGCAATATCCTATTAACCGTTATACTATGGAGACAAAGCGTCAGTTAAATCTTTTGGATAGAGAACTAGCTAGCAAATCTTATATTATAGGTAATGAGTATAGCATTGCCGATATTGCTATTTGGTCTTGGTATGGACAACTCGCCCTTGATG
Coding sequences:
- the yghU gene encoding glutathione-dependent disulfide-bond oxidoreductase, whose translation is MSEYQLPTIWENTAKETDNNQPTAGSRFKQVLPKGDAPFQLYTLGTPNGIKPLIMLEELKELGIEESQYDAFKIKIDQGQQFGSDFVAINPNSKIPALVDQSTEKSIRIFESANILLYLADKFQSLISSDWSTRTETLNWLFWQAGAAPFVGGGFGHFFHYAPEKLQYPINRYTMETKRQLNLLDRELASKSYIIGNEYSIADIAIWSWYGQLALDDLYKNAGTFLNVTEYQNLQAWAKRIAKRPAVKRAFARQLTAVN
- a CDS encoding flavodoxin — protein: MALAKIVYASMTGNTEEIADIVASKLQELGHDVEIDECTSVDASDFEDADMAIVATYTYGDGDLPDEIVDFYEDLQDLDLSGKIYGVVGSGDTFYDYFCKSVDEFEEQFALTGARKGADSVKVDLAAEEEDIEKLEFFAEKMSEAVEAI